One genomic window of Candidatus Thorarchaeota archaeon includes the following:
- a CDS encoding ATP-binding cassette domain-containing protein — protein sequence MSEVRADVIQKMSAKDLLNLAETLRIPLTQRELSRRSLEELVVGELQRKHADRPVPYQLHDPAISMVGVWKTFGKKVAVEDLNLELRPGQILGLVGPNGAGKTTTLRILTGIIRADTGMVRVDGTNIVKSSVKAKMRIGYIPERSSCYANLRVREYLTFMGRIYRVPRHEVLLRISEYADLLQLGEFLDSYIGTLSKGNLQRTLLAGVFVRPPPFILALDEPFQGLDPRGAWVLKRLTKRLRDDGSAVLLSTHVLEVAEGLCDTFVILNHGRVVGRGTLAELRKQVPEARNLEEAFLALTGGIPPE from the coding sequence TTGTCGGAAGTACGTGCAGATGTCATCCAGAAGATGAGTGCAAAGGACCTTCTTAATCTGGCAGAGACCCTTAGGATACCCTTGACCCAGCGTGAGTTGAGTAGACGATCCTTGGAAGAGCTTGTGGTCGGCGAACTGCAGAGAAAGCATGCCGACCGCCCCGTCCCATATCAGCTTCATGACCCGGCAATCTCCATGGTCGGAGTCTGGAAGACTTTCGGCAAGAAGGTTGCAGTGGAGGACCTCAACCTTGAGCTCAGGCCCGGACAGATTCTCGGTCTGGTAGGTCCTAACGGAGCAGGCAAGACGACCACTCTGAGAATACTGACAGGAATCATACGCGCAGACACTGGCATGGTGAGGGTGGACGGGACGAACATCGTGAAGTCCTCGGTCAAGGCCAAGATGAGGATTGGGTACATTCCTGAGAGATCCAGCTGCTATGCCAACCTACGGGTCAGAGAGTACCTGACATTCATGGGACGGATCTACCGGGTTCCCAGACACGAGGTACTGCTCAGGATTTCGGAGTATGCGGACCTTCTGCAGCTCGGTGAGTTCCTTGATTCATACATTGGAACGCTGTCAAAGGGTAACCTGCAGAGGACGCTCCTGGCAGGGGTCTTCGTAAGACCCCCACCCTTCATACTAGCCCTCGATGAACCCTTCCAAGGACTGGACCCGAGGGGAGCGTGGGTGCTGAAACGTCTAACAAAGAGGTTGCGTGACGACGGCTCTGCAGTTCTCCTCTCTACGCACGTACTTGAGGTCGCCGAGGGTCTGTGCGACACCTTCGTGATTCTGAACCATGGACGGGTTGTCGGTCGTGGTACTCTGGCAGAGCTGAGGAAGCAAGTGCCAGAGGCACGTAATCTCGAAGAGGCATTTCTTGCGCTGACAGGTGGAATACCACCAGAATAG
- the cadA gene encoding cadmium-translocating P-type ATPase has protein sequence MSHRTPIEKEHAEFACKYCAAEEARRKRPNFRVQYGMLILAGAMMALGVAVELAGISPHAHYALFILSMLAAGYQVIPRGIRGASKAHLDINFLMTVAAFGAILIGAPAEGASVMLLFSLAELLEVRVNYRVKRDIQTLLELEPAEVSRKTPEGEERVHPDDVRVGETVCVRPGERIGLDGVVTEGSGLVDQSAITGESIPVAKAPGDPVYTGTLNQEGYFEFRVSSSPEGTVLSRIVSLVESARDSRSRTEGTIIRFSHVYTPLVVAAAVVLTAIWFILTWSPESAVYRGLTLLVTACPCALVISIPVTMVSAMSSAARNGVLIKGSTYIETLSKIRYAAFDKTGTLTEGRLQVVDICMHSTHSQQELLRAAASLESKSEHPISRAIIAAAHAGDLGLAEATDITTIAGRGIEGYFEGSRYQVGRLQTRDAGSASDEHDEHSCGQGTHVSVVRDGTDMGTIVLSDTPRVQSRQALARLSEMGIETLMLTGDNGIAAEMIAREVGVSQYAAELLPHEKVDVIRRLSLKGPTMMVGDGVNDAPALAAADVGIAMGAIAADVALETADVALMNDDLSRLPYLISLSRRAMRIARENVTVSLIVKAVVALLAVIGASTLWLAIGVGDMGLTLVVVANALRLTRALEESSHIRPQSQDGCK, from the coding sequence TTGTCACATCGCACACCAATCGAAAAGGAGCATGCGGAGTTTGCCTGCAAGTACTGTGCTGCGGAAGAGGCTAGGAGGAAGCGTCCCAACTTCCGAGTGCAGTACGGCATGCTGATTCTTGCAGGAGCGATGATGGCTCTCGGGGTTGCTGTGGAGCTTGCAGGCATATCACCTCATGCACACTATGCTCTATTCATACTCTCCATGCTTGCCGCAGGCTACCAAGTGATTCCGCGAGGCATCCGAGGAGCATCGAAGGCACATCTTGACATCAACTTCCTGATGACGGTGGCTGCATTCGGTGCCATACTGATCGGTGCGCCGGCGGAAGGCGCTTCGGTCATGTTGCTCTTCTCGCTCGCCGAGCTTCTTGAGGTAAGGGTCAATTATCGTGTCAAGAGAGACATACAGACTCTCCTGGAACTTGAGCCTGCGGAGGTGTCCAGAAAGACACCAGAGGGCGAGGAGCGAGTACATCCTGACGATGTTCGAGTTGGTGAGACCGTCTGTGTGAGACCCGGGGAACGCATCGGACTTGACGGGGTTGTCACCGAGGGGTCAGGTCTGGTGGACCAGTCTGCGATAACAGGTGAGTCGATACCGGTGGCAAAGGCACCCGGCGACCCGGTGTATACGGGTACGCTCAACCAAGAGGGCTACTTCGAGTTCAGAGTGTCATCCAGTCCGGAAGGCACTGTGCTATCGAGGATAGTGTCGCTTGTGGAGTCTGCACGGGACAGTCGATCGAGAACGGAGGGCACAATCATCAGGTTCAGCCACGTATACACACCACTGGTGGTGGCGGCAGCAGTTGTGCTGACTGCCATCTGGTTCATTCTGACATGGTCTCCTGAATCGGCTGTCTACAGAGGACTGACTTTACTTGTGACGGCCTGCCCGTGTGCGCTTGTCATATCCATTCCTGTGACGATGGTGTCTGCCATGAGTAGCGCGGCTCGCAACGGTGTGCTGATCAAGGGCTCCACCTACATCGAGACCCTGAGCAAGATACGGTATGCCGCGTTTGACAAGACAGGGACTCTTACCGAAGGCAGACTGCAAGTGGTCGACATCTGTATGCACTCCACGCACAGTCAACAGGAGCTGTTACGGGCAGCTGCATCACTGGAGAGTAAGTCTGAACACCCAATCTCACGAGCCATCATTGCTGCTGCACACGCTGGTGACTTGGGTCTGGCCGAAGCGACAGACATCACCACGATAGCAGGTCGGGGCATTGAGGGCTACTTCGAGGGCTCACGATATCAAGTCGGAAGACTCCAGACACGGGACGCTGGGTCTGCAAGTGATGAGCACGACGAGCACTCGTGCGGACAGGGGACGCATGTCTCAGTGGTACGTGATGGAACGGACATGGGAACGATAGTGCTGTCGGACACACCCAGAGTCCAGAGCAGGCAGGCGTTGGCCAGACTGTCAGAAATGGGAATCGAGACATTGATGCTGACCGGGGACAACGGCATCGCTGCAGAGATGATTGCCCGAGAAGTGGGCGTGTCTCAGTACGCAGCTGAACTGCTCCCACATGAAAAGGTAGACGTGATAAGAAGGCTGAGTCTAAAGGGCCCGACCATGATGGTGGGTGACGGAGTCAACGATGCGCCCGCCCTTGCAGCGGCAGATGTCGGTATCGCCATGGGAGCCATAGCCGCCGATGTGGCACTTGAGACCGCAGACGTTGCTCTGATGAACGATGACCTGTCAAGACTCCCGTACCTGATCTCACTCTCCAGGCGGGCGATGCGAATAGCCAGAGAGAATGTGACTGTGTCGCTCATAGTCAAGGCGGTGGTCGCACTTCTTGCGGTCATCGGGGCTTCCACACTCTGGCTGGCAATCGGAGTTGGCGACATGGGACTGACATTGGTCGTCGTTGCCAATGCACTGCGGTTGACCAGAGCTCTCGAGGAGAGCTCACATATACGACCTCAAAGCCAAGACGGATGCAAGTAG